One segment of Anastrepha obliqua isolate idAnaObli1 chromosome 3, idAnaObli1_1.0, whole genome shotgun sequence DNA contains the following:
- the LOC129241201 gene encoding uncharacterized protein LOC129241201: MDLTARNTLILPITPLAINNCVFDFDGSDFDPDDNTSLTPLLRRLTATPKLLTPKSFLLTAATSPATAAVARAQAVTPTIINGRLAPPQLPQQCSNSPQRRGFRRLPSPCTTAGSIPIRVEVPTQHNLGAESKSNSCRNNSSSKSNSNASNLAARRRCRQLRLQELQRRYAVPFEVHAVPKPLSPRVGYLLRRVGMIRYRSLFQMEEVDFVVFRTLSERDLQTLGIADANDREEIFKAVLLADVLILELV; encoded by the exons ATGGATCTCACag CTCGTAACACATTAATCCTTCCGATCACGCCGCTTGCCATTAATAATTGCGTTTTCGATTTTGATGGTAGCGATTTTGATCCAGACGATAATACTTCATTAACACCCTTGCTTCGTCGGCTTACGGCTACACCAAAATTGCTTACACCAAAATCGTTCCTACTCACTGCGGCGACGTCGCCTGCAACCGCAGCAGTAGCAAGAGCGCAAGCAGTGACGCCGACAATCATTAATGGCCGACTCGCACCACCCCAGTTGCCACAACAATGCAGCAATTCGCCACAGCGTCGGGGTTTTCGCCGTTTGCCTTCGCCATGTACAACCGCGGGAAGTATCCCCATACGTGTTGAGGTGCCAACGCAGCACAACCTCGGGGCAGAGAGTAAAAGTAATAGCTGTAGAAACAATAGTAGTAGTAAAAGCAATTCGAACGCCAGCAATTTAGCTGCGCGACGTCGCTGCCGGCAGCTACGTTTGCAGGAGCTGCAACGTCGTTATGCAGTGCCTTTTGAAGTGCATGCCGTACCGAAGCCACTGAGTCCGCGTGTGGGTTATTTGTTGCGGCGTGTAGGCATGATCCGGTATAGATCGTTGTTTCAAATGGAAGAAGTGGATTTTGTAGTGTTTCGTACGCTGAGCGAACGAGATTTGCAAACACTGGGTATTGCGGATGCAAACGATCGTGAAGAGATTTTTAAAGCTGTGCTGTTAGCAGATGTGCTGATTTTGGAATTGGTTTAA